The following is a genomic window from Syntrophorhabdales bacterium.
TAAAAGGGCCTGTTACGAGTTACGGGTTACGAGTCGCAGACCAAGACCTCCTGCAAGGCGCTTTTGGTATGGTTTTAACGCGCAACCCGGAACAGGTTCTTGTCTTCAACTCGGAACGGGGCTGGTGCGATGCCACCGCATAAGGGGCATCTGATTGTGGTGTCAGGACCGTCAGGGGTGGGAAAGAGCACCCTGATCGAACGTATCCTTAAAGAGGAGAACAACATACTCTTTTCGGTGTCATACACCACCCGCAAAAAACGGCACAACGAGGTCCACGGCAAGGATTACTACTTCACCGATGAAGCTACTTTTCGACGCATGATCGACAAAAATGGCTTTCTCGAATGGGAACCCGTTCACGGCTATCTCTACGGAACGCCGATCAGGGAGATAGCCGATCCCATCGACAAAGGACATCACGTCATCCTGGATATCGACGTTAAAGGGGCCTTAAAAGTCAAAGAGAAGTGTGCGGCAGCGTGCCTTATCTTCGT
Proteins encoded in this region:
- the gmk gene encoding guanylate kinase, which produces MPPHKGHLIVVSGPSGVGKSTLIERILKEENNILFSVSYTTRKKRHNEVHGKDYYFTDEATFRRMIDKNGFLEWEPVHGYLYGTPIREIADPIDKGHHVILDIDVKGALKVKEKCAAACLIFVEPPSVEELKKRLSLRGEKEIEKRMERVQEEMAKKPLFTYAVKNDNLEAAYQQFQSIIRCIGGQEHGKNNC